The following proteins come from a genomic window of Nostoc sp. ATCC 53789:
- a CDS encoding NAD(P)H-quinone oxidoreductase subunit J, with the protein MAEEESKPVPAEKEESLVQAGKVSQWLTENGFDHEFLAPDKNGVEIIKVAADFLLPTATALYAYGFNYLQCQGGIDLGPGQELVSMYHLIKVGDNSDRPEEVRVKVFLPRENPVVPSVYWIWKTADWQERESYDMYGIIYEGHPNLKRILMPEDWVGWPLRKDYISPDFYELQDAY; encoded by the coding sequence GTGGCTGAAGAAGAATCTAAACCAGTACCAGCAGAAAAAGAAGAGTCATTGGTACAAGCGGGTAAAGTTTCCCAGTGGTTGACGGAAAATGGTTTTGACCATGAGTTTTTAGCACCGGATAAGAATGGTGTAGAGATAATTAAAGTGGCGGCAGATTTCTTGCTTCCCACCGCTACAGCCCTTTATGCTTATGGGTTTAATTATCTCCAGTGTCAAGGTGGTATAGACCTTGGCCCAGGACAAGAATTGGTGAGTATGTATCACTTGATTAAAGTCGGTGATAATAGCGATCGCCCCGAAGAAGTTCGAGTTAAGGTGTTCTTACCACGGGAAAATCCTGTAGTGCCTTCTGTGTACTGGATTTGGAAGACCGCAGATTGGCAAGAACGCGAGTCTTACGATATGTACGGCATTATCTACGAAGGACACCCAAATCTCAAGCGGATTTTGATGCCAGAAGATTGGGTAGGTTGGCCTTTGCGGAAAGATTACATCTCGCCTGATTTCTACGAGTTGCAAGACGCTTATTAG
- a CDS encoding dynamin family protein yields MKFNIDSKLNSTRNLLQELGNSVSNLVNSSPDILDDPGIKSCLEEFLTVYQEAVQRLENPSFRIATIGTTSSGKSTIVNALIGRKIAPIEAGEMSGGVLTFKHSLQQRLVIAETEDAVWDTGEWTGLSDEDLYQRIRTVMHSYHDVRKKREYVAPQITAYVPLLPACDASLLGLPQGIGVELIDLPGLKSVQDRTNLATIQKQVNKAFSLVALDYMQVDDDHRKRLLEELKKVVDYLQGRTDSMIFILNRVDQRGADDLPLSVRIEKLREEIKEVLSLSELPDVLPFNARLLYYAQCAWGSKAFNESSQIDQKIRLELLKSMFQDCAGVIHLNTKENRDLKDWFYKLGNRVEDNDYIDDETMRTILRYSLEWSGGKELWDRFRVRVEESFAELVILPALLDVFDNYDALAQVLTILIQTRKIYNHEQVEQEREKIAKVRQDLQVNIKKIGKEFKLEIGQLIEGLKTHDPQTEIKMKQDAQKKERKGFSLIFEAVNQVEGDLTKVLIVPVRDSFKNNQGAFALRDKLQEVISTPLADDIAKTYDHVSRRLSQFSLQSEHLFKRVRADDDKGKKELEHDERHVRLLYYTIREAITARAEFFLQAKAKQFEQALESLVDEQVNRLKICLSQEDFASSINIEKAAISELKKKIAQSLPTLPEKFFEITDTIEQKSTTNKEVVGQETKYETRTKTEYQQYTESYEDGSCFKSTKTRTKTRPVTRNVREAVTRDITEEVEYVELFLPSPDLMAKQWLSGIEKGKGSLWDILLEWILKRLDYVSSIFEESVNDITNLAERALQQQLNIIEDNFEHEKQFWHDFEVKKDTITTIYDKLGEDFRQS; encoded by the coding sequence ATGAAATTTAATATTGATTCTAAATTAAACAGCACACGAAATCTTTTACAAGAATTAGGTAACTCAGTCTCTAACTTAGTCAACTCGTCTCCTGATATTTTAGACGATCCAGGTATTAAATCTTGCCTAGAAGAATTCTTAACCGTTTACCAAGAAGCAGTTCAACGATTAGAGAATCCTAGTTTTCGGATTGCTACCATTGGGACAACCTCTTCTGGAAAATCAACCATTGTTAATGCATTAATTGGGCGGAAAATTGCGCCTATTGAAGCGGGGGAAATGAGTGGTGGAGTACTAACCTTCAAACATTCTCTACAACAGAGATTAGTGATTGCAGAAACAGAGGATGCTGTTTGGGATACTGGTGAATGGACAGGATTAAGTGATGAGGATTTATACCAACGTATTCGCACAGTAATGCATTCTTATCATGATGTGCGTAAAAAGCGGGAGTATGTTGCACCACAAATAACAGCGTATGTTCCTTTGTTACCCGCTTGTGATGCTTCCTTACTAGGTCTACCTCAAGGTATAGGGGTGGAATTGATTGATTTACCTGGACTTAAATCAGTTCAAGACCGAACTAACTTAGCAACTATCCAAAAGCAAGTAAATAAAGCTTTTAGTTTAGTTGCTTTAGATTATATGCAGGTGGATGATGATCACAGAAAACGCCTACTGGAAGAACTAAAAAAAGTTGTCGACTATCTACAGGGACGTACAGATTCGATGATTTTTATCTTAAATAGAGTTGATCAACGAGGAGCAGATGATTTACCTCTGTCAGTACGTATTGAGAAATTAAGAGAAGAAATTAAAGAAGTTTTATCACTTTCAGAACTTCCTGATGTTCTACCTTTTAACGCTCGTCTTTTATATTATGCCCAATGTGCTTGGGGTTCAAAAGCTTTTAACGAATCATCACAGATAGATCAGAAGATACGACTGGAACTTCTGAAGTCGATGTTTCAAGACTGTGCAGGGGTTATTCATTTAAACACAAAAGAAAATCGAGATTTAAAAGATTGGTTTTATAAGCTTGGAAATCGAGTAGAAGATAATGATTATATTGATGATGAAACGATGCGTACAATCCTCCGTTATTCCCTAGAATGGAGTGGAGGAAAGGAACTTTGGGATCGCTTCCGCGTCCGTGTAGAAGAATCATTTGCAGAACTAGTGATACTTCCTGCATTACTTGATGTATTTGATAACTATGATGCTTTAGCTCAAGTTCTCACTATTTTGATTCAAACGCGAAAAATTTACAATCACGAGCAAGTCGAACAAGAAAGAGAAAAAATAGCTAAAGTGCGCCAAGACTTGCAAGTAAATATAAAGAAGATTGGTAAAGAATTTAAACTTGAGATTGGACAATTAATAGAAGGATTGAAAACCCACGATCCTCAGACTGAAATTAAGATGAAACAAGACGCTCAAAAAAAAGAACGTAAGGGATTTTCTCTAATATTTGAGGCTGTTAACCAAGTAGAAGGAGACTTAACAAAAGTTCTAATTGTTCCAGTTCGTGATTCTTTTAAGAATAATCAAGGAGCTTTTGCATTAAGAGATAAACTACAGGAAGTTATATCAACTCCATTAGCTGATGATATTGCTAAAACATACGATCATGTTAGCCGAAGACTAAGCCAATTTTCTCTGCAATCAGAACACTTGTTTAAACGTGTCCGTGCTGATGATGATAAAGGTAAAAAAGAACTTGAACATGATGAGCGTCATGTTCGCCTACTGTATTACACTATCAGAGAAGCTATAACAGCAAGGGCAGAGTTTTTTCTGCAAGCCAAAGCTAAACAATTTGAACAGGCTCTAGAATCATTAGTTGATGAGCAGGTTAATAGATTGAAGATTTGTTTATCTCAAGAAGACTTTGCGTCTTCAATTAATATTGAAAAAGCAGCAATCAGCGAGTTAAAGAAAAAAATAGCTCAAAGCTTACCAACTTTACCTGAAAAATTCTTTGAAATTACAGATACTATTGAACAAAAATCTACTACAAACAAAGAAGTGGTTGGTCAGGAAACAAAATACGAAACGCGCACGAAAACCGAATATCAACAATATACAGAATCTTATGAAGATGGTTCGTGTTTCAAAAGCACAAAAACGAGGACAAAAACACGACCTGTAACTCGTAATGTAAGAGAAGCAGTCACTCGTGATATTACCGAAGAAGTTGAATATGTTGAGCTTTTTCTACCATCCCCAGACTTAATGGCAAAACAATGGTTAAGTGGAATTGAAAAAGGAAAAGGAAGTTTGTGGGATATTTTACTTGAGTGGATTCTCAAACGATTAGATTATGTTAGCAGTATTTTTGAAGAATCTGTTAATGATATTACTAATCTAGCTGAACGGGCTTTGCAACAACAATTAAATATTATTGAGGATAACTTTGAACATGAAAAACAGTTTTGGCATGATTTTGAAGTTAAAAAAGATACTATTACCACAATTTATGACAAATTAGGAGAAGATTTTCGTCAATCTTAA
- a CDS encoding ATP-binding protein, with translation MSEDLLNSFQEAYSNLELFPLMERNEMERFRVEYGDDLIADLNQLVEDSPNGDGKIVFTGHRGCGKSTLLAEFSRQIQDKYFVVLFSIADKIEMSAVNHINILFAIAVNLMTEAEARKVDIPQSTKEALYKWFATRTRTEESNLQAEVSIGFDLLKLISSKLKADASVRDEIKQEFERKLSDLVARINEIAALIQAATKQNVLVIIDDLDKLDLGRVNEIYRDNIKALCQPNFQIIYTIPIAVLRETFISTIIATETNDQVVAMPVLKIFDKGKNRFPNAQPRPEATKILGEVLQKRIPSELIAAETAEKIVIYSGGVLRELIRISKECCRICLRMIRRNPSAKVIIDDKILLQAINKIRNDFSIRLGKTDIDILQSVYEQFMPNDPKQAEFLDLLHGLYVLEYRTDETWYDVHPIIIESLKRQGAINVE, from the coding sequence ATGTCTGAAGACTTATTAAACTCCTTTCAAGAAGCATACAGCAATCTCGAACTGTTTCCGTTAATGGAACGGAACGAAATGGAAAGATTTAGAGTCGAATATGGTGATGATTTGATTGCAGACCTGAACCAATTAGTGGAAGATAGTCCTAATGGAGATGGCAAAATTGTCTTTACAGGACATCGAGGATGTGGTAAGTCTACTTTGTTAGCTGAATTTAGCAGACAAATTCAAGATAAATATTTTGTAGTTCTCTTTTCTATTGCTGACAAAATTGAAATGTCGGCTGTTAATCATATTAATATACTGTTTGCGATCGCAGTCAATTTAATGACAGAGGCAGAAGCCCGCAAAGTTGATATTCCGCAATCTACTAAAGAAGCTCTTTATAAGTGGTTTGCTACCCGCACTCGCACTGAAGAATCAAATTTGCAAGCAGAAGTTAGTATAGGTTTTGACCTCTTAAAATTGATTAGTTCTAAATTAAAAGCTGATGCCAGCGTTCGGGATGAAATTAAGCAAGAATTTGAACGCAAGTTATCAGATTTAGTTGCAAGGATTAATGAAATAGCTGCTTTAATTCAAGCTGCAACTAAACAAAACGTTTTAGTAATTATTGATGATTTAGATAAACTTGACTTAGGTAGAGTGAACGAAATTTATCGAGATAACATTAAAGCTCTTTGTCAACCTAACTTTCAAATTATCTACACTATTCCGATCGCAGTCCTTCGGGAAACATTTATTAGCACAATAATTGCTACTGAAACCAACGATCAAGTTGTGGCAATGCCTGTCTTAAAAATTTTTGATAAAGGTAAAAATCGCTTCCCTAATGCCCAACCTCGCCCGGAAGCAACAAAGATTCTCGGTGAAGTTTTGCAAAAGCGGATTCCTAGTGAATTAATTGCAGCAGAAACGGCTGAAAAAATTGTAATTTACAGTGGTGGCGTATTGCGAGAGTTAATTCGGATCTCTAAAGAATGCTGCCGCATTTGTTTGCGGATGATCCGGCGAAATCCCTCAGCCAAAGTTATTATTGATGATAAAATTCTTCTGCAAGCAATCAATAAAATTCGCAATGATTTTTCCATACGCTTAGGAAAAACTGATATAGATATTTTGCAGAGTGTTTATGAGCAATTTATGCCCAACGATCCCAAACAAGCAGAGTTTTTGGATTTACTACATGGGCTGTATGTTTTAGAATATCGTACTGATGAAACTTGGTACGATGTTCATCCAATTATTATCGAAAGCTTGAAAAGACAGGGAGCCATTAATGTTGAATGA
- a CDS encoding tetratricopeptide repeat protein: protein MLNEELFDEGENQDAYDDLIVSIEAQKRGLNLLIAVCDDASFRDEIIAQYEAELQPAFRAYRVTLARQEPSLKAALNQLVQQEEYLRQQNPAVITVTGAEQLYFLRLGNEQSEQEKFFGYLQWTREGLREFPFAIVLWVTNQILVNLIKKAPDFWSWRNGVFRFESQKTNAIPGKELENIRFVFRDTELASTDTNETNRFFLPIQDLQRLIEKVEQERGTKDPTLATLYSRLGDIYHSRLDRGESQNYQEEQELAIKYWRQASELQNELGLQIDLANSLNNLAGIYRATGQYSEAEPLYKQALELRKRLLGDNHPSFATSLNNLAGLYKSTGQYAKAELLYQQALELRKRLWGENHADVAVSLNNLALLYDEQGRYDEAEPLYLQSLELEKRLVGENHLSFALILNNLALLYYHQGRYSEAEPLSQQAIELDKRFLGEENPDVATDLHNLGLIYRAQGRYEQAESLFLESLELKQRLLQKAHPLLADTIYALGYMYREQGRYNEAESLCIKALELDKHLLGENHPNVAESLNNLAEIYRATGRYAEAEPLYLQALDICERVWGVNHHRSISIRQNLEKLATAMENNGECDVLSTTRCANDNPFGEPIA from the coding sequence ATGTTGAATGAAGAATTATTTGATGAAGGAGAAAATCAAGATGCTTATGATGATTTAATTGTTTCTATTGAAGCTCAAAAACGGGGCTTAAATTTACTGATTGCGGTTTGCGATGATGCTAGCTTTCGTGATGAGATTATTGCTCAATATGAAGCTGAACTACAACCCGCCTTCCGTGCATATCGAGTAACTTTAGCACGTCAGGAACCAAGCCTCAAAGCTGCTCTTAACCAACTGGTACAACAAGAAGAATATCTCCGTCAGCAGAACCCGGCGGTGATTACTGTGACAGGTGCTGAACAATTGTATTTTCTCAGGTTGGGAAATGAGCAATCGGAACAGGAGAAATTTTTTGGTTACTTACAGTGGACAAGGGAAGGATTGCGCGAATTTCCATTTGCGATCGTGCTTTGGGTAACTAATCAAATTTTAGTCAACCTAATTAAAAAAGCTCCTGATTTTTGGAGTTGGCGCAATGGTGTATTTCGGTTTGAATCTCAAAAGACAAATGCTATTCCTGGTAAAGAATTAGAAAATATCCGCTTTGTTTTTCGAGATACAGAATTAGCTAGTACAGATACTAACGAAACTAATCGCTTTTTCTTACCCATTCAAGATTTACAAAGATTAATCGAGAAAGTAGAACAAGAACGGGGAACGAAAGACCCCACCTTGGCTACGTTATACTCAAGATTGGGCGATATTTACCACAGCAGATTAGATCGGGGTGAATCTCAAAATTATCAAGAAGAACAGGAATTAGCAATTAAATATTGGCGACAGGCGAGTGAGCTACAAAATGAATTAGGTTTGCAGATAGATTTAGCTAATAGCCTCAACAATTTAGCCGGAATATATCGTGCAACAGGACAGTACAGCGAAGCCGAACCCTTATATAAACAAGCTTTAGAACTGAGAAAACGCCTGCTAGGAGACAATCATCCTTCTTTTGCTACTAGCCTGAATAATTTGGCGGGACTTTACAAATCTACTGGACAATATGCTAAAGCGGAACTCCTATATCAACAAGCTTTGGAACTGAGGAAACGTCTGTGGGGAGAAAACCATGCGGATGTTGCCGTCAGTCTGAACAATTTGGCATTACTATATGATGAGCAAGGACGTTATGACGAAGCAGAACCTTTGTATCTGCAATCATTAGAACTTGAAAAACGTTTGGTTGGTGAAAATCATCTTTCTTTCGCTCTTATACTAAATAATTTAGCGCTACTTTATTATCATCAAGGACGTTACAGTGAAGCTGAACCCTTGTCACAACAAGCAATAGAATTAGATAAGCGATTTTTGGGAGAAGAGAATCCTGATGTTGCAACAGATTTGCACAATTTAGGATTGATATACCGCGCTCAAGGACGCTACGAGCAAGCAGAATCTTTGTTTTTAGAATCCTTGGAACTGAAGCAGCGTCTATTGCAAAAGGCGCATCCACTTTTAGCAGATACTATATATGCTCTTGGTTATATGTACAGGGAGCAAGGACGCTATAATGAAGCGGAATCTTTATGTATAAAAGCCTTAGAACTTGATAAGCACCTATTGGGAGAAAATCATCCCAATGTTGCCGAAAGTCTCAATAATTTGGCAGAAATTTATCGTGCAACTGGACGTTATGCTGAGGCAGAACCGCTTTATTTGCAAGCTTTAGATATTTGTGAGCGAGTTTGGGGTGTAAATCATCACCGTAGTATCTCTATTCGTCAAAATCTAGAAAAACTTGCTACAGCAATGGAGAATAATGGAGAGTGTGATGTCTTGTCTACGACACGCTGCGCGAACGACAACCCCTTTGGGGAACCCATTGCATAG
- a CDS encoding XisH family protein: protein MSEFHTALGQYLNYCQAIEEQEVDRALYLAVPIETYQDFFQLSFVQRALHRYQVKLIVYDPRCEEIRLWIK from the coding sequence ATCAGTGAATTTCATACTGCACTAGGACAATATCTAAATTACTGCCAAGCTATTGAAGAACAAGAAGTAGACAGAGCGCTTTACCTAGCAGTTCCTATTGAAACATATCAAGACTTTTTTCAACTTTCTTTTGTCCAACGCGCTCTTCATCGTTACCAAGTTAAGTTGATAGTTTACGACCCAAGATGTGAGGAAATTCGACTATGGATAAAATAG
- a CDS encoding XisI protein, protein MDKIERYRQLIKQVLSEHQQIASNTDTVNSQLILDNENDHYQLAYVGWQGDKRVFGPVMHFDIQNEKIWIQYNGTEESVAERLVELGVPRSDIVIGFHSPFKRQFTSYAVE, encoded by the coding sequence ATGGATAAAATAGAACGCTATCGACAACTTATCAAACAAGTATTAAGCGAACATCAACAAATAGCATCTAATACCGATACAGTAAATTCACAATTAATTTTAGACAATGAAAATGACCATTATCAACTAGCTTATGTTGGCTGGCAAGGAGATAAGCGGGTGTTTGGCCCGGTCATGCATTTTGATATTCAAAATGAGAAAATATGGATTCAGTATAATGGTACAGAAGAGTCTGTTGCTGAACGATTGGTTGAGTTAGGTGTACCCCGTTCTGATATTGTGATTGGGTTTCATTCTCCTTTTAAACGCCAATTTACTTCTTATGCTGTCGAGTGA
- a CDS encoding substrate-binding domain-containing protein → MDNTNQKKALINSEISLFLRGLIIGKVLTLMVIGGLLWWLLKPNLLSRNSVNSSSNQNFKTVSNTASSFQTVADVPTASFNYGGSTAWASIRQLVDSQIQSDRPELQLRYVDPVNASPGSSSGIRMLLDGKLDFAQSSRPLTDEEQAMAKARGFTLEQRQIGMDGIAVVVNPSLKVSGLTVDQLQQIYLGKITNWNQVGGPNLPITPLSQRPEDADTVIFPSNSDLKGQILGSNVQYVYSTTEAVRQLSKIPGGVYYGSARSVVPQCSVKALPLGQTAGQLIPPYREPMVSPEQCPRQRNQLNTEAIKNGSYPIIANLFVIIKQNKGREQQIGDAYTKLLLTDQGQRAIEQAGFVSVD, encoded by the coding sequence ATGGACAATACAAATCAAAAAAAAGCTTTAATTAACAGCGAAATCTCCCTCTTTCTTAGAGGTTTGATTATTGGTAAAGTGCTGACACTTATGGTTATTGGTGGGCTGCTTTGGTGGTTACTAAAGCCGAATTTATTGTCCCGTAACAGCGTTAACTCTTCTTCTAATCAAAATTTTAAGACCGTCTCTAATACCGCATCCAGTTTTCAGACAGTTGCAGATGTTCCCACTGCCTCATTTAACTACGGAGGAAGTACAGCTTGGGCATCTATTCGGCAATTGGTAGATTCTCAGATCCAGAGCGATCGCCCGGAACTACAATTACGTTATGTAGACCCTGTTAATGCTAGCCCTGGTTCTAGCTCAGGCATTCGGATGTTACTTGATGGAAAACTAGATTTTGCTCAGTCTTCTCGTCCCCTTACAGATGAAGAACAAGCTATGGCAAAAGCGCGAGGCTTCACCCTTGAGCAACGTCAGATAGGTATGGATGGAATAGCAGTGGTAGTCAACCCATCCCTGAAAGTGTCAGGTTTAACTGTTGACCAATTGCAGCAGATTTATTTGGGGAAAATTACTAACTGGAATCAAGTAGGTGGGCCAAACCTACCCATCACACCTTTATCTCAACGACCAGAGGACGCAGATACAGTAATATTTCCTAGCAATAGCGACTTGAAAGGGCAAATACTTGGCTCCAATGTGCAATATGTCTACTCTACTACAGAAGCAGTGCGCCAACTCAGTAAAATCCCTGGTGGTGTGTATTACGGTTCTGCCCGTTCGGTAGTGCCTCAATGTAGTGTGAAGGCTTTGCCATTGGGTCAGACTGCTGGTCAATTAATTCCCCCCTATCGGGAACCGATGGTGTCGCCTGAGCAATGTCCGCGTCAGCGCAATCAGCTAAATACTGAAGCTATCAAAAATGGTAGCTATCCCATAATTGCTAATTTGTTTGTGATTATTAAACAGAATAAAGGTCGGGAACAACAAATTGGGGATGCATACACCAAACTTTTATTAACTGACCAGGGACAAAGAGCAATTGAGCAAGCTGGTTTCGTCAGTGTTGACTAG
- a CDS encoding serine/threonine-protein kinase, translating to MSQNPLVRKKLRSRFETVKLLESGGSGNTYLLAGARGNREQYSLPRKTLRNRFEIIKHLGSGGSGDTYLAVDLDLPGQPHCVVKHFQPKDSNPAVLPIAKKLFDREAEVLYQLGNDHDQIPRLFAHFDEDGDFYLVQEFIDGHALTQEIVSGQRLSESAVLSLLKDILEVLAFVHQNNIIHRDIKPQNLMRRHSDQKIVLIDFGSIKKIGALGAGLTIAVGTPGYMPSEQAKGKPKLCSDIYAVGMIGIQALTGLLPEQIKEDPNTGEVIWRDQVQVSDALANILDTMVRDRYNQRYQSAAEALQALNSALMLPQSSESAGINQNADDTYLLNYRNFLLLLGIGLGATTSFIVLILIYTFINTGASSPNQPTQLNNFIEKFVEQRFTNANVNSLIAKSAAKKGVCKNNCSVAKTTKNQIESHDSIPL from the coding sequence ATGAGCCAGAACCCTCTAGTTAGAAAAAAACTTCGGAGTCGCTTTGAGACTGTCAAACTGCTGGAAAGCGGAGGTTCTGGTAATACTTACTTGTTAGCAGGTGCTAGAGGTAACAGGGAGCAATATTCTCTCCCCAGAAAAACACTTCGTAATCGGTTTGAAATTATCAAACACTTAGGAAGCGGAGGCTCTGGTGATACATACTTAGCCGTAGACCTAGATTTACCAGGACAACCCCATTGTGTGGTAAAACATTTCCAACCAAAAGATTCTAATCCTGCTGTTCTACCCATCGCTAAAAAGTTATTTGATCGAGAAGCGGAAGTTTTATACCAGCTAGGCAACGACCACGATCAAATTCCTAGACTGTTTGCCCATTTTGATGAAGATGGAGATTTCTATTTAGTCCAAGAATTTATTGATGGTCATGCGTTAACCCAAGAAATTGTATCAGGTCAGCGTCTGAGCGAGAGTGCAGTCTTAAGTTTATTAAAAGACATCCTGGAAGTGCTGGCATTCGTTCACCAAAATAACATTATTCATCGGGATATTAAGCCCCAAAATTTGATGCGGCGGCACTCCGATCAAAAAATTGTGCTAATTGACTTTGGGAGTATTAAGAAAATTGGTGCTTTGGGAGCAGGTTTAACAATTGCTGTTGGAACTCCTGGTTATATGCCAAGCGAACAGGCTAAAGGAAAGCCAAAACTTTGCAGTGATATCTACGCAGTAGGGATGATAGGGATTCAAGCTTTGACAGGTTTACTTCCTGAGCAAATAAAAGAAGATCCTAATACTGGAGAAGTTATCTGGCGCGATCAGGTACAGGTAAGTGATGCTCTTGCAAATATTTTAGATACAATGGTTCGCGATCGCTACAACCAACGTTATCAGTCTGCCGCAGAAGCTTTACAAGCACTTAATTCTGCTCTAATGTTGCCACAGTCATCAGAATCTGCTGGCATCAACCAAAATGCTGATGATACTTATTTGCTAAATTATAGAAACTTTCTTTTGCTTCTAGGAATAGGACTTGGCGCTACCACTAGTTTTATAGTATTAATTTTAATCTATACATTTATTAATACAGGTGCATCGTCTCCAAACCAACCTACTCAATTAAATAATTTTATAGAAAAATTTGTTGAGCAACGATTTACTAATGCCAATGTGAATAGCCTAATAGCCAAATCAGCAGCTAAAAAAGGAGTCTGTAAAAACAATTGCAGCGTTGCAAAAACTACTAAAAATCAAATTGAATCTCATGATAGCATTCCACTTTAA
- a CDS encoding heme-copper oxidase subunit III, with protein MQSQIIDPAKTELNHHHAVEASVGHHEEHPDHRLFGLYVFLIAEGMIFMGLFGAYLAFRATLPVWPPAGTPELELLLPGVNTINLISSSFVMHNADTAIKKNDTRGARIWLAITAVMGATFLVGQVYEYTHLEFGLTTNLFASAFYVLTGFHGLHVTIGVLAIVAVLWRSRLPGHYSDEKHFGIEAAEIYWHFVDVIWIILFGLLYLL; from the coding sequence ATGCAAAGTCAAATCATTGACCCAGCTAAAACCGAACTTAATCATCACCACGCGGTGGAAGCGTCCGTTGGCCATCACGAAGAACATCCAGACCACCGTCTGTTTGGGCTATATGTCTTCCTGATTGCTGAAGGGATGATTTTTATGGGTCTGTTCGGAGCCTACTTAGCTTTCCGTGCTACCTTACCTGTGTGGCCGCCAGCAGGTACTCCAGAATTAGAACTATTGTTACCTGGAGTCAACACCATCAATCTAATTTCTAGTAGTTTTGTCATGCACAATGCTGACACTGCTATCAAAAAGAACGATACGCGAGGTGCGCGAATCTGGTTAGCAATTACCGCCGTGATGGGCGCTACTTTCTTAGTGGGTCAAGTATATGAATATACCCATTTAGAATTTGGTTTAACTACCAATTTATTTGCTAGTGCATTTTATGTTTTGACTGGTTTCCACGGATTGCACGTTACCATTGGCGTTTTGGCAATTGTTGCCGTGTTGTGGCGATCGCGCCTTCCGGGTCACTATAGTGACGAAAAGCACTTTGGTATTGAAGCAGCCGAAATCTACTGGCACTTCGTTGATGTGATTTGGATTATTTTGTTCGGATTACTCTATCTCCTGTGA